In Providencia hangzhouensis, the DNA window GTATAAGCCGCACTACGAAATGCCACTGCAGCTTGTTGCACTTGTAAGTCGGATTGTTCAATGGTCAATTTCACCGTATTCCACTGAATAAATGGCAAAGAAATCGAACCCCCAACAACACGTGTCGGGTCACTAAACCATTGAGAAAACAGCTGGCTACCCGCATTAAGCGCACCTTGCAAAGACAGTGTCGGGTAGAAGTTCAATTTAGCAGCGTCAGAATCAGCAAGCGCGGAACGTAAACGTGACTCGGCAGCTTGAATATCCGGCCGCTGTGCTAATACGGCCAACGGTGTCGCGTTAAGAATTTCAATCCGTTGATTTCGATTAAGTGCGGTGAGCTCACGCACATGTTGCTCTGCAGGGCGGTTTAACAATAGCGCTAATGCATTACGGGAGCTGTCACGTTCTTTAATGAGCCGTCGTAATTCATTTTTTCGACTAATCACAGTTTGCTGTGATTGTAAGAAATCCAGCTGGCTAACTTTTCCTGCTAAATACCATGACTTAATTTGCTGCTGGCTTTTTTCTGCAATCTTTTGGCTCGCAATCAGGTTATCAATCTGTTGATTTAACAGTGCAATATTCCAATATAATTGTGCAGTCGTATTAATAACCACTAATGCTGTTGCATGGTAATCCTGTTCGGTTGCTATTGCTTCCCACTCATTCTTTTCACGAATACGTGCCAGTTTTCCCCATAAATCGATTTCATAATTTAAAGTTAGATTTGAGCTATAACTCTCTTGGGGGGAGGTTCCATGACGTATAGATTTTGTATTACTTGCTGAGCCCCCAAGGGAGAAATCTGGGGTTATATTGGTATTTGCTAGCCCAGCCGTACTTCGCGCCAGCTTTAATTTAATTGCCGCTGTGGCTAAATCATTATTATTTTCTAATACCTGATTGATCAGTTGGGATAACAGAGGATCTTTAAAGTTATCCCACCAATTTTCAGTTAGGTTCAATGCCTGAACTGATGTCATCACGTCATTTGCACCGGATTGGCGTATTTTATCATCCCACTGCTGTGGCAAAGTGAGCTCAGGGCGTTGGTATTCCGTACGCGTAAAACTGCCGCAACCATTTAGCAAAAATAAAGCAGAAATAATATAAAGTGATTTGATATTCATTCGCGTGCCAATGCCTCCGTTGGGTTGAGTTTGGCAGCCCGACGAGCAGGAAAATAACCAAAAACCAAACCAATTAGAGCGGAGAAACCGCACGCTAATAAAACGGGGAACAGGGTAAATACCATCGTAAATTCAGTGGTGAAATAAGAGAAAACCCACCCCGCTAACCATGCACCGACAATACCAATTAACCCGCCAAGCGAACAAATCATCACGGCTTCTATCAAAAATTGGTTCATAATATCTTGAGGACGCGCTCCGACGGAAAGGCGGATCCCGATTTCATGAGTTCGTTCCGTCACAGAAACCAACATGATATTCATCACCCCAACGCCCCCAACCAATAAGGAAATAGCGGCAATCGAAGTGATCAGTAATGACATTGAGTCGGATGTTTTTTGTAATGCATTTGCGAGCTGGTCATCCGACTCAATAAAAAAGTCCTTTTTACCATGTTCGCGTAATAACAAACGCTCAACCTGTAATTCAGCTTGTTGAGAAGTTAAGTTTTCAGGGAAGCGCAACGAAATAAATTCAATGGGTTTGTCCCCGACCACACGTTGCTGTAACGATGAGTAAGGCACCCACCCCATAACAAAGCCACTCGACATTTTGGGCCCCGGTTTACGGGCAATACCAATAATTCGCCATGGTGAATGACCAATCTGCACAATTTGCCCTAACGGCTCTTCTTCTGGCTGAAAAAGTACCTCTCGGCTTCCTTCATCCAACACAATAACGGGTTCGCTGTCTGCCATATCGAGCGTACTGAAGAAACTGCCATGTAAAAGCTGAAACCCTTGTGCCGCAAAATACTCTTCTGAAACGCCATTAAGCATGATGGAGTTATCCAAGCCTTTATTAACGACCATCGTCATGCTGCTCGCGACGGGGGAAACAGACTCAATCCATGGCAACTGCTTTAGACTTTTAACATCATTTAACGATAATGCACGCTCCATATCAGGCCGCTTAGCCCCCCACCCAGTACCAGGGCGAATTTCCAGAGTCGTGCTGCCAAGCTTCCCAATTTCATCCATGATGGAGCGTCTTGCCCCTTCCCCCACGGCCATTGATGACACCACAGAAGAAATACCGATGATAATTCCCAACATCGACAAAAATGCACGCATGCGATGACCGAGTAAGGCCCGCCATGCCATACGAATAGACTCAATAATATTGCGCCACACCGATGCACGGCCATTATCTTCAACAGAAGGAAGCTGGTTCCGTTGTTTTGTGTCTGTCTGAGCTTGGTTCTGCTTATCAGAAACAATTTTTCCATCACTAATTTCAATAATTCGCTGAGTTTGCTGAGCGATATTTTTATCGTGGGTCACAATCACAACAGTGTGACCATCGAGATGAAGTTGATGTAAAATATCCATCAATGCGTGGCCACTAGCGCTATCTAATGCCCCTGTAGGTTCATCCGCAAGAATGATTTGCGCACCATTAACCAAGGCGCGGCAGACACTGACACGCTGCTGTTGCCCACCAGATAATTGATAAGGTTTGTGATCCAAGCGCGTTTGTAACCCTAACTTTTCTGCTA includes these proteins:
- a CDS encoding efflux transporter outer membrane subunit, whose product is MKSLYIISALFLLNGCGSFTRTEYQRPELTLPQQWDDKIRQSGANDVMTSVQALNLTENWWDNFKDPLLSQLINQVLENNNDLATAAIKLKLARSTAGLANTNITPDFSLGGSASNTKSIRHGTSPQESYSSNLTLNYEIDLWGKLARIREKNEWEAIATEQDYHATALVVINTTAQLYWNIALLNQQIDNLIASQKIAEKSQQQIKSWYLAGKVSQLDFLQSQQTVISRKNELRRLIKERDSSRNALALLLNRPAEQHVRELTALNRNQRIEILNATPLAVLAQRPDIQAAESRLRSALADSDAAKLNFYPTLSLQGALNAGSQLFSQWFSDPTRVVGGSISLPFIQWNTVKLTIEQSDLQVQQAAVAFRSAAYTALSEVDNAMEARFAADEIRQQLQQSLSLSQQRLKLTSSRYRAGAVDYQTLLNAQDDLLTIENSLAQNQYDYLYATLQLWLAQGGGSAQQEDNPL
- a CDS encoding ABC transporter permease — protein: MMATTRNVSFTRPLIELHHVYREFSAGTQTIPVLNDISLSINQGEMVAIIGASGSGKSTLMNIIGCLDKPSQGEVLINGIAVHEVNSDQLAELRSQYLGFIFQRYHLMPYLTAEENIAIPALYTAMPEDERSARVALLAEKLGLQTRLDHKPYQLSGGQQQRVSVCRALVNGAQIILADEPTGALDSASGHALMDILHQLHLDGHTVVIVTHDKNIAQQTQRIIEISDGKIVSDKQNQAQTDTKQRNQLPSVEDNGRASVWRNIIESIRMAWRALLGHRMRAFLSMLGIIIGISSVVSSMAVGEGARRSIMDEIGKLGSTTLEIRPGTGWGAKRPDMERALSLNDVKSLKQLPWIESVSPVASSMTMVVNKGLDNSIMLNGVSEEYFAAQGFQLLHGSFFSTLDMADSEPVIVLDEGSREVLFQPEEEPLGQIVQIGHSPWRIIGIARKPGPKMSSGFVMGWVPYSSLQQRVVGDKPIEFISLRFPENLTSQQAELQVERLLLREHGKKDFFIESDDQLANALQKTSDSMSLLITSIAAISLLVGGVGVMNIMLVSVTERTHEIGIRLSVGARPQDIMNQFLIEAVMICSLGGLIGIVGAWLAGWVFSYFTTEFTMVFTLFPVLLACGFSALIGLVFGYFPARRAAKLNPTEALARE